A single Cnuibacter physcomitrellae DNA region contains:
- a CDS encoding Ig domain-containing protein — protein MPKTSTMAALIACLGVAFTTLAGGAAHADPTPDFVAAGTLTHPLQSSLGSVVDSAGRLVVGDPVDRTLIRIGADGSVAAPLPLPVRPQFLIPRPDGSVLAWAMGGDLARIDASGAISVVDLPDFARWVAVAPTGDLQVTDDTGGIWVQQPDGSFLVQIILPDLGPGSLSYITPSLDDYVCQSSLYKLTVSGVVTIDSGRSSCQGMTHALNGDLVVAWSNGDVVQYDSAGRASVIARAPGDRSMTWDFHLLPSGDIVYRDSQRSFYRIAPDGSIYEARRGGWQTYGIASGAEFDSNSVAVSEDGVLYSITREGGVDRYTLGDLETADFEGYAPAPSIPAGSATLYSYPTWSGPSSARFSVVAGSLPAGMTLDPVHGDIAGAPTVPGTSTATIRLDPGTGAPSIDRTVTITVTKSRRGSY, from the coding sequence ATGCCGAAGACATCGACGATGGCGGCGCTGATCGCCTGCCTGGGCGTAGCGTTCACCACGCTGGCGGGTGGCGCCGCCCACGCGGATCCCACCCCCGACTTCGTCGCGGCTGGGACGCTGACGCATCCGCTGCAGTCGAGTCTCGGCTCGGTGGTCGACTCCGCAGGTCGACTCGTCGTCGGTGACCCCGTCGACAGGACCCTCATCCGGATCGGTGCGGATGGCTCGGTGGCCGCTCCCCTCCCCCTGCCGGTGCGACCCCAGTTCCTGATCCCCCGGCCCGACGGGTCCGTCCTCGCCTGGGCGATGGGCGGCGACCTGGCCCGCATCGACGCTTCAGGGGCCATCTCGGTGGTCGACCTGCCCGACTTCGCGAGGTGGGTCGCGGTCGCGCCGACCGGTGACCTCCAGGTCACCGACGACACGGGAGGCATCTGGGTCCAGCAGCCCGACGGCTCCTTCCTGGTGCAGATCATCCTTCCCGACCTGGGTCCGGGATCGCTGAGCTACATCACTCCGTCGCTCGACGACTACGTCTGCCAGTCCTCCCTGTACAAGCTGACGGTCAGCGGCGTCGTCACGATCGACAGCGGCCGGTCGTCGTGCCAGGGCATGACGCACGCGCTCAACGGAGATCTCGTCGTCGCCTGGAGCAACGGCGATGTCGTGCAATACGACTCCGCGGGCAGAGCCAGTGTGATCGCCCGCGCCCCGGGGGATCGCTCCATGACGTGGGACTTCCATCTGCTTCCCTCCGGCGACATCGTCTACCGCGATTCGCAGCGGAGCTTCTATCGCATCGCTCCGGACGGATCGATCTACGAGGCTCGCCGCGGCGGGTGGCAGACCTACGGGATCGCGAGTGGGGCAGAGTTCGACTCCAACTCCGTCGCGGTGAGCGAGGACGGCGTCCTGTACTCCATCACTCGCGAGGGCGGGGTCGATCGCTACACGCTCGGCGACCTCGAGACCGCGGACTTCGAGGGATACGCCCCCGCCCCGTCCATCCCTGCGGGATCGGCCACCCTGTACTCCTACCCGACGTGGAGCGGGCCTTCGTCGGCGCGCTTCTCGGTGGTCGCAGGCTCTCTCCCCGCGGGGATGACCCTCGATCCGGTCCATGGCGACATCGCGGGTGCCCCGACGGTCCCCGGTACGTCGACCGCCACCATCCGTCTGGATCCCGGCACCGGGGCGCCCTCGATCGACCGCACCGTCACCATCACCGTGACAAAGAGCCGCAGAGGCTCCTACTGA
- a CDS encoding FAD-dependent oxidoreductase has product MRDLKARLDTLVGRVTMYRQMTIVLAALVVVAFVASAVGQLFYTPLELALSLVALLVSTVVTGWVIARIVRTKAHVESSVITALIAFFVFIPVGDVSGLLVLVLAGAIASASKYVVAWRERHILNPVAVAAIVITATALGVAGWWIANPVMLPFVAVGAFLILWRNRRLSVGVTFLALATVILTVRFVLVGMGVGDSLALAYTSFPLVFLAGFMLSEPLTLPPRRWQQLLVAAIVAVLFSVPYQIGPVYSSPEIALAVGNVVAFAFGQRGALRLALVGSRRLTPTSTEYTFEARRPVRFRAGQYLELALPHHGVDSRGTRRAFSLTSSPSDPRRVSIGVRHAVDGTRSSSYKTALASLRPGTKLRATWVGGDFVLPSDASTPLVLVAGGIGITPFVSQLADRSTGGSTPSDAVLVYAVSSPDELAYADELAAAGIRVLVTGPTTTDGLPPSWEHLGPGRISSERLAAAIPDLASRHGYVSGSPGFVDHVTGELRRAGARRLRTDAFAGY; this is encoded by the coding sequence ATGAGAGACCTCAAGGCCCGCCTCGACACGCTCGTGGGCAGGGTGACGATGTACCGGCAGATGACGATCGTCCTCGCGGCCCTGGTCGTCGTGGCGTTCGTCGCCTCCGCCGTCGGACAGCTGTTCTACACTCCGCTCGAGCTCGCGCTGAGCCTCGTGGCGCTGCTGGTGTCGACGGTCGTCACGGGCTGGGTCATCGCCCGGATCGTGCGGACCAAGGCGCACGTGGAGTCGAGCGTCATCACCGCGCTCATCGCGTTCTTCGTCTTCATCCCCGTCGGCGACGTCAGCGGCCTGCTCGTGCTGGTCCTCGCGGGCGCGATCGCCTCGGCGAGCAAGTACGTGGTCGCCTGGCGTGAGCGGCACATCCTGAACCCGGTCGCGGTGGCCGCCATCGTGATCACGGCGACCGCGCTCGGCGTCGCGGGGTGGTGGATCGCGAACCCCGTGATGCTGCCCTTCGTCGCGGTGGGGGCGTTCCTCATCCTGTGGCGCAACCGGCGGCTCAGCGTCGGGGTGACCTTCCTCGCTCTCGCCACGGTGATCCTCACCGTGAGGTTCGTCCTGGTCGGCATGGGTGTCGGCGACTCCCTCGCCCTGGCGTACACGTCGTTCCCGCTGGTGTTCCTCGCCGGGTTCATGCTGAGCGAGCCCCTCACCCTTCCGCCGAGGCGTTGGCAGCAGCTGCTCGTGGCCGCGATCGTGGCCGTGCTGTTCTCGGTGCCGTACCAGATCGGTCCGGTCTACTCGTCGCCCGAGATCGCGCTCGCGGTGGGCAACGTGGTCGCCTTCGCGTTCGGTCAGCGCGGGGCGCTGCGGCTCGCGCTCGTCGGCTCGCGACGGCTCACCCCCACGTCGACGGAGTACACCTTCGAGGCGCGCCGCCCGGTGCGCTTCAGGGCGGGCCAGTACCTCGAGCTCGCCCTCCCGCACCATGGCGTCGACTCCCGGGGCACGCGTCGTGCGTTCAGCCTCACCTCGTCGCCGTCGGATCCTCGCCGGGTCTCCATCGGAGTCCGTCACGCCGTCGACGGGACCCGCTCCTCGTCGTACAAGACCGCGCTCGCCTCCCTGCGTCCGGGCACGAAGCTGCGGGCGACCTGGGTGGGCGGCGACTTCGTGCTCCCCTCGGATGCGTCGACGCCGCTCGTGCTCGTCGCCGGCGGCATCGGGATCACCCCGTTCGTCAGCCAGCTCGCCGACCGCTCCACGGGCGGGTCGACGCCGTCGGATGCGGTGCTCGTCTACGCCGTCTCCAGCCCCGACGAGCTGGCGTACGCCGACGAGCTCGCGGCCGCGGGCATCCGCGTGCTCGTGACCGGACCGACGACCACGGACGGGCTGCCGCCGTCGTGGGAGCACCTCGGGCCGGGCCGCATCTCGTCCGAGCGCCTCGCCGCCGCGATCCCCGACCTCGCCTCGCGGCACGGCTACGTCTCGGGCTCGCCCGGGTTCGTCGACCACGTCACCGGCGAGCTCCGCCGCGCCGGCGCGCGCCGCCTCCGCACCGACGCGTTCGCCGGCTACTGA
- a CDS encoding FAD:protein FMN transferase: MPPADLAVDARHTLDFDAIGTRWQIETDSPLDDATRAAVAERIELFDRAYSRFRPDSLVSRLAREGGRLEFPADAGPLFDVYDRVSALTDGAVDPLVGRELERLGYDAEYSFTPHPERVAETRRWSDLRREGTAVDLSSPALLDVGAAGKGHLVDIVSDLLVARGYERSVVDGSGDLRHRLGRPGGLGSAAPGGAIRVALEHPLDATQAIGVAELGEGALCASAGNRRAWGDGVHHILDARTGRPAREVIATWVIAATALQADALATALFFAGAHTLATAFPFSYVRMFADGRAEISRDFPGELFT; this comes from the coding sequence ATGCCGCCAGCTGACCTCGCGGTCGACGCGCGGCACACCCTCGACTTCGACGCGATCGGCACACGCTGGCAGATCGAGACCGACTCCCCGCTCGACGACGCCACCCGCGCGGCCGTCGCCGAGCGGATCGAGCTGTTCGATCGTGCATACTCGCGGTTCCGGCCCGACTCGCTCGTGTCCCGACTGGCCCGCGAGGGTGGGCGCCTCGAGTTCCCGGCGGATGCGGGTCCGCTCTTCGACGTGTACGACCGCGTCTCGGCGCTGACCGACGGTGCGGTCGATCCCCTCGTGGGGCGCGAGCTCGAGCGGCTCGGGTACGACGCGGAGTACTCGTTCACGCCGCATCCGGAGCGCGTGGCTGAGACCCGCCGCTGGTCGGATCTCCGGCGGGAGGGCACCGCGGTCGACCTGTCCTCGCCGGCCTTGCTCGACGTGGGCGCAGCGGGCAAGGGCCACCTCGTTGACATCGTCTCCGACCTGCTCGTTGCGCGCGGGTACGAGCGCTCGGTGGTCGACGGGAGCGGCGACCTGCGGCATCGCCTGGGGCGCCCCGGCGGCCTGGGCTCCGCGGCGCCGGGCGGGGCGATCCGCGTGGCTCTCGAGCATCCGCTCGATGCCACGCAGGCGATCGGCGTCGCCGAGCTCGGCGAGGGCGCGCTCTGCGCCTCGGCGGGCAACCGCCGGGCGTGGGGCGACGGGGTGCACCACATCCTCGACGCCCGCACGGGGCGGCCCGCCCGCGAGGTGATCGCCACGTGGGTCATCGCCGCCACGGCGCTCCAGGCCGACGCGCTCGCGACGGCGCTGTTCTTCGCCGGCGCGCACACGCTCGCGACCGCATTCCCCTTCTCCTACGTGCGGATGTTCGCCGACGGCCGCGCGGAGATCTCACGCGACTTCCCCGGGGAGCTGTTCACATGA
- a CDS encoding trimeric intracellular cation channel family protein, producing MRGWGVVVAQQFEIPLWVDLAATAAGAVQGAMFAAQFKDRRLDLLGVGIIGVVTGFGGGMLRDLLLNQVPAALQSNWYILVATGAALLGMLLQRLFSRINIAIVILDAVSLGLFCAIGVSKALSVGLPVVPSLFIGVVAAVGGGMLRDVLLGLPIGVMHVGSLYAVAAGVGALFLVGATASGADITVAGIGCVIVTTVIRLLAVRFGWSLPEQRALSTLRRLRRQRGGALD from the coding sequence ATGCGAGGATGGGGCGTGGTCGTGGCGCAGCAGTTCGAGATCCCGCTGTGGGTCGACCTCGCGGCGACCGCCGCGGGCGCCGTGCAGGGGGCGATGTTCGCCGCCCAGTTCAAGGACCGCCGCCTCGACCTGCTGGGCGTCGGCATCATCGGCGTGGTCACCGGGTTCGGCGGCGGTATGCTCCGCGACCTGCTGCTCAACCAGGTGCCGGCGGCGCTGCAGTCGAACTGGTACATCCTCGTCGCGACCGGCGCAGCGCTGCTCGGCATGCTGCTGCAGCGCCTGTTCTCGCGGATCAACATCGCCATCGTCATCCTCGACGCCGTGAGCCTCGGTCTCTTCTGCGCCATCGGGGTCAGCAAGGCGCTCTCGGTCGGACTGCCCGTGGTGCCCTCCCTCTTCATCGGCGTGGTCGCCGCCGTCGGCGGCGGGATGCTGCGCGACGTCCTCCTCGGACTCCCGATCGGCGTGATGCATGTCGGGTCCCTCTACGCCGTCGCGGCCGGTGTCGGCGCGCTCTTCCTCGTCGGGGCCACGGCGAGCGGGGCCGACATCACCGTCGCAGGGATCGGATGCGTGATCGTCACCACCGTCATCCGCCTCCTCGCCGTCCGCTTCGGCTGGAGCCTGCCCGAGCAGCGCGCCCTCAGCACGCTCCGCCGCCTGCGCCGCCAGCGCGGCGGAGCGCTCGACTGA
- a CDS encoding carboxylesterase/lipase family protein → MAADSIGSMVRRTRGGAVGGAHAGGVLSWKGIPYAAPPWRERRFRAPEAPHPWEGIRDATRFGPMAPQTPLRSMEVAPDVRISENCLTLNVFAPEDAGRPGVDPKPVMVWIHGGGYFNGTPAQRYYDPTVLVREGDVIVVTVAYRLGALGFIDFTALDPTGEHGFVANAGLRDQIAALEWVRDDIAAFGGDPDNVTLFGESAGGGSVVSLLTSPRAAGLFHRAIAQSAPVSSVYGPARSETVARRFLDMAGIDPAHSERLRERSARELVALGGELIAQVSSDVPGTLALAPVVDGDVLPDYPLELERAGKAHPVPLIIGTNHDESSFFKLMRSPLMPITPEAVDQMFAEIAVDRPELEGVGSRITSAYPSYPRRRTPAEVSRDAAFRMPSIWLAEAHARLAPTFMYRFDHATPLLKRSGMGATHASELAYVFGSFGPWGRDLVFALGGRREAGEVSRRMRDRWTSFARDGVPTLDGDASAWPTYDDRTRSTLVIDAQDTVVDDPDSAQRRAWGPEVLAFL, encoded by the coding sequence ATGGCGGCGGACAGCATCGGGTCGATGGTCCGGCGCACGCGCGGCGGGGCGGTCGGCGGGGCGCACGCCGGGGGCGTGCTGAGCTGGAAGGGCATCCCGTACGCGGCGCCGCCCTGGCGTGAGCGGCGGTTCCGCGCGCCGGAGGCACCGCATCCGTGGGAGGGCATCCGCGACGCGACGCGCTTCGGGCCGATGGCCCCGCAGACGCCGTTGCGGTCGATGGAGGTCGCGCCCGACGTGCGGATCAGCGAGAACTGCCTCACCCTCAACGTGTTCGCGCCCGAGGACGCAGGCCGTCCCGGCGTCGACCCCAAGCCCGTCATGGTGTGGATCCACGGCGGCGGCTACTTCAACGGCACGCCCGCGCAGCGCTACTACGACCCGACCGTCCTGGTGCGCGAGGGCGACGTGATCGTCGTGACCGTCGCGTACCGCCTGGGCGCCCTCGGATTCATCGACTTCACCGCGCTCGACCCCACGGGAGAGCACGGCTTCGTCGCGAACGCGGGTCTCCGCGACCAGATCGCCGCCCTCGAGTGGGTGCGCGACGACATCGCCGCGTTCGGCGGCGACCCCGACAACGTCACGCTCTTCGGGGAGTCGGCCGGCGGCGGCAGCGTCGTGTCGCTGCTCACCTCCCCGCGGGCGGCGGGCCTCTTCCACCGCGCGATCGCGCAGAGCGCCCCGGTCTCCAGCGTGTACGGCCCGGCGCGATCCGAGACGGTGGCCCGCCGATTCCTCGACATGGCCGGGATCGACCCCGCCCATTCGGAGAGGCTCCGCGAGCGGAGCGCCCGCGAGCTCGTGGCGCTCGGCGGCGAGCTCATCGCGCAGGTGTCGAGCGACGTCCCCGGCACCCTCGCCCTCGCCCCCGTCGTCGACGGCGACGTGCTGCCGGACTACCCGCTCGAGCTCGAGCGGGCCGGGAAGGCGCATCCGGTGCCCCTCATCATCGGCACGAACCACGACGAGTCGAGCTTCTTCAAGCTGATGCGGTCGCCGCTCATGCCGATCACCCCCGAGGCGGTCGACCAGATGTTCGCCGAGATCGCGGTCGACCGGCCCGAGCTCGAGGGCGTCGGATCGCGCATCACGAGCGCCTACCCGTCCTATCCGCGACGCAGGACCCCCGCCGAGGTCTCGCGTGACGCCGCCTTCCGGATGCCGTCGATCTGGCTCGCCGAGGCCCACGCCCGCCTCGCGCCGACCTTCATGTACCGCTTCGACCACGCCACACCGCTGCTGAAGCGGTCCGGGATGGGGGCGACGCACGCCTCGGAGCTCGCCTACGTCTTCGGATCCTTCGGACCCTGGGGCCGCGACCTCGTCTTCGCGCTCGGCGGCCGGCGCGAGGCGGGCGAGGTATCACGTCGGATGCGCGACCGCTGGACGTCGTTCGCTCGCGACGGCGTGCCCACCCTCGACGGGGACGCGTCGGCATGGCCGACCTACGACGACCGGACGAGGTCGACGCTCGTGATCGACGCGCAGGACACCGTCGTCGACGACCCCGACTCGGCCCAGCGCCGCGCGTGGGGGCCCGAGGTGCTCGCCTTCCTCTGA
- a CDS encoding FAD-dependent oxidoreductase translates to MHSHPVCASSLPVFTERMESLWRAGRAPIPSQPFTPGEEYDDVVVGAGLTGLTTALMLAESGRRVVVLEARDVGAVATGNTTGKISLLQGTRLSTIRRHHSEAVTRAYVDANRDGQDWLLDFCERARVAVQRHEAFSYAQTLDGVPAAEAEVKAATEAGLDVRLVRALDLPFPAVAAAALPDQAQVDAMELLAALAAAFERAGGVIHTESRVTGVSASPRVEVRTSHGPVYGSTVTLATGTPILDRGLYFSKVRGSRSYGLSFAFDSPPDLPSGMYLSVDSPTRTVRTAPRADGMQLVTGGNDHPTGRVESEQALVDDLVRWTLDAFPGARLTHTWSAQDYESHNLIPFVGRLPRGRGRVYMATGYAKWGFTNAIWAAMRIAMEIRGDGVTAAPPGSWHRVLGSRLTVPADLGRGLLEGVSVGAAAVRGWADAERDAVPVPRPAEGVGVVARSGLEPVGVSTVDGRTCGVSAVCTHLGGVVEWNDAERTWDCPLHASRFAADGTVLEGPATRPLRRLR, encoded by the coding sequence ATGCACTCGCATCCGGTGTGCGCATCCAGCCTGCCGGTGTTCACTGAACGGATGGAGTCGCTCTGGAGGGCAGGCCGCGCGCCGATCCCGTCGCAACCGTTCACGCCGGGGGAGGAGTATGACGACGTCGTGGTGGGGGCCGGGCTCACCGGGCTCACCACGGCGCTGATGCTCGCCGAGTCAGGGCGCCGGGTGGTCGTCCTCGAGGCGCGCGACGTGGGTGCGGTCGCCACCGGCAACACGACCGGGAAGATCAGCCTGCTGCAGGGGACGCGGTTGTCGACCATCCGCCGTCATCACTCGGAGGCGGTCACACGGGCGTACGTCGACGCGAACCGCGACGGGCAGGACTGGCTGCTCGACTTCTGCGAGCGGGCCAGGGTCGCCGTGCAGCGGCACGAGGCGTTCAGCTACGCGCAGACCCTCGACGGGGTCCCCGCCGCCGAGGCCGAGGTGAAGGCGGCGACGGAGGCGGGGCTCGACGTCCGGCTCGTCCGCGCGCTGGACCTGCCGTTCCCCGCCGTCGCGGCGGCGGCCCTCCCCGACCAGGCGCAGGTCGACGCGATGGAGCTGCTCGCCGCGCTCGCGGCCGCGTTCGAGCGCGCGGGCGGGGTCATCCACACGGAGTCACGTGTCACCGGGGTGTCGGCGTCGCCGCGGGTCGAGGTGCGCACCTCCCACGGCCCCGTCTACGGATCGACGGTGACGCTCGCGACCGGGACCCCCATCCTCGACCGGGGCCTCTACTTCTCGAAGGTGCGGGGATCGCGGTCGTACGGGCTCTCGTTCGCCTTCGACTCCCCGCCGGACCTGCCGTCGGGCATGTACCTCTCGGTCGACTCGCCCACCCGGACCGTCCGGACCGCGCCGCGCGCCGACGGGATGCAGCTCGTCACCGGGGGCAACGACCACCCGACCGGGCGCGTCGAGTCGGAGCAGGCCCTCGTCGACGACCTCGTCCGGTGGACCCTCGACGCGTTCCCGGGCGCGCGGCTGACCCACACCTGGTCGGCGCAGGACTACGAGTCGCACAACCTCATCCCCTTCGTCGGACGCCTGCCCCGCGGCCGCGGGCGCGTCTACATGGCCACCGGATACGCGAAGTGGGGCTTCACCAACGCGATCTGGGCGGCGATGCGGATCGCGATGGAGATCCGCGGGGACGGCGTCACCGCCGCGCCGCCGGGGTCCTGGCACCGGGTGCTCGGCTCGCGCCTCACCGTGCCCGCCGACCTCGGCCGCGGACTCCTCGAGGGAGTGTCCGTCGGCGCGGCCGCGGTGCGCGGCTGGGCGGATGCGGAGCGGGACGCCGTGCCGGTGCCCCGGCCCGCGGAGGGCGTCGGCGTGGTCGCGCGGTCGGGCCTCGAGCCCGTCGGGGTGTCCACGGTCGACGGACGCACCTGCGGCGTCAGCGCGGTCTGCACCCACCTCGGCGGCGTCGTCGAGTGGAACGACGCCGAACGCACCTGGGACTGCCCCCTGCACGCGTCGCGTTTCGCCGCCGACGGCACGGTCCTCGAGGGCCCCGCCACCCGCCCCCTCCGCCGCCTCCGCTGA
- the epsC gene encoding serine O-acetyltransferase EpsC produces MSVLGRMREDVAAARRHDPAARSGLEVVLAYPGLHAVWVYRIAHRWWLAPGLRLPARLLSQFARFLTGVEIHPGARIGRRLFIDHGMGVVIGETAVIGDDVMLYHGVTLGGKSSRREKRHPTLGSRVTVGANATILGPVTIGSDSSVGAGAVVVKDAPPRSVLVGIPARDVSAPRSPFTDPASPSYIDPAMYI; encoded by the coding sequence GTGAGCGTGCTGGGACGGATGCGGGAGGACGTGGCGGCCGCGCGTCGCCACGACCCGGCAGCGCGATCCGGTCTCGAGGTGGTGCTGGCGTATCCGGGCCTCCACGCGGTGTGGGTGTACCGCATCGCGCACCGGTGGTGGCTCGCCCCCGGCCTGCGGCTGCCCGCGAGGCTGCTGTCGCAGTTCGCGCGGTTCCTCACCGGCGTCGAAATCCACCCGGGCGCACGGATCGGCCGTCGCCTGTTCATCGACCACGGGATGGGCGTCGTCATCGGCGAGACGGCCGTGATCGGCGACGACGTGATGCTGTACCACGGCGTGACGCTCGGCGGGAAGAGCTCACGCCGCGAGAAGCGTCATCCCACGCTGGGGTCGCGGGTGACGGTGGGGGCGAACGCGACGATCCTCGGGCCGGTGACCATCGGATCCGACTCGAGCGTCGGCGCCGGCGCCGTCGTGGTGAAGGACGCGCCTCCGCGCTCCGTGCTGGTGGGCATCCCCGCGCGCGACGTGAGCGCCCCGCGCAGCCCCTTCACGGACCCCGCCTCCCCGTCGTACATCGACCCCGCCATGTACATCTGA
- the cysK gene encoding cysteine synthase A — protein MPARIYNDVTELVGHTPLVRINRLDGADKATVAAKLEFYNPANSVKDRIGVAIIDAAEKAGALKPGGTIVEGTSGNTGIALALVGAARGYKVILTMPETMSRERRATIRAYGAEIVLTPGSEGMRGAVEKANEIVATTENAILARQFENAANPAIHRATTAEEIWADTDGEVDVFVAGIGTGGTITGVGQVLKERKPGVQIIGVEPKDSPLLTEGKAGPHKIQGIGANFVPEILDREVYDEIIDVTLDDSLRLARELAAKEGIFAGISSGAIMWAALEVAKRPENAGKTIVAVVCDFGERYISTPLYSDLAD, from the coding sequence ATGCCCGCACGCATCTACAACGACGTCACCGAGCTCGTGGGGCACACCCCGCTCGTGCGCATCAACCGGCTCGACGGGGCCGACAAGGCGACGGTCGCCGCGAAGCTCGAGTTCTACAACCCGGCGAACAGCGTGAAGGACCGCATCGGCGTCGCCATCATCGACGCCGCCGAGAAGGCGGGTGCGCTGAAGCCCGGTGGCACGATCGTCGAGGGCACGAGCGGCAACACGGGCATCGCGCTCGCGCTCGTCGGCGCGGCCCGCGGCTACAAGGTCATCCTCACGATGCCCGAGACGATGTCCCGCGAGCGGCGCGCCACCATCCGCGCCTACGGCGCCGAGATCGTGCTCACCCCCGGCAGCGAGGGCATGCGCGGTGCCGTCGAGAAGGCGAACGAGATCGTCGCCACGACCGAGAACGCGATCCTCGCCCGCCAGTTCGAGAACGCGGCGAACCCGGCGATCCACCGCGCCACCACCGCCGAGGAGATCTGGGCCGACACCGACGGCGAGGTCGACGTCTTCGTCGCCGGCATCGGCACCGGAGGCACCATCACCGGTGTGGGCCAGGTGCTCAAGGAGCGCAAGCCGGGCGTGCAGATCATCGGCGTCGAGCCCAAGGACTCCCCGCTGCTCACCGAGGGCAAGGCGGGGCCGCACAAGATCCAGGGCATCGGCGCGAACTTCGTGCCCGAGATCCTCGACCGCGAGGTCTACGACGAGATCATCGACGTCACGCTCGACGACTCGCTCCGCCTCGCGCGCGAGCTCGCCGCCAAGGAGGGCATCTTCGCCGGGATCTCGTCGGGCGCCATCATGTGGGCCGCGCTCGAGGTGGCGAAGCGACCGGAGAACGCGGGCAAGACCATCGTCGCGGTCGTCTGCGACTTCGGCGAGCGCTACATCTCGACGCCGCTGTACTCCGACCTCGCCGACTGA
- a CDS encoding YbaK/EbsC family protein, which produces MGRFTLGTLSTAPVSDRPDLVAPPVLAALESLGLTDAVGVVEIDAALSDTAATQEAYDLVGDDLANCVVVAGKREGEERVAACVVLATTRADINTVVRKRLDVRKTSFLPMDRAVEESGMEYGGITPIGLPTDWPVLVDSRVAERPVVVVGSGVRRSKLLVPGSVLAGLPAAEVIEGLARPIES; this is translated from the coding sequence ATGGGACGCTTCACGCTCGGAACCCTCTCCACGGCGCCGGTCTCCGACCGCCCGGACCTCGTCGCCCCGCCCGTGCTGGCCGCGCTCGAGAGCCTCGGGCTGACGGATGCGGTGGGCGTCGTCGAGATCGACGCGGCGCTCTCCGACACGGCGGCGACCCAGGAGGCGTACGACCTCGTCGGCGACGACCTCGCGAACTGCGTCGTCGTCGCGGGCAAGCGCGAGGGGGAGGAGCGGGTCGCGGCCTGCGTCGTGCTCGCCACCACCCGCGCCGACATCAACACCGTGGTGCGGAAGCGGCTCGACGTGCGCAAGACGTCGTTCCTCCCCATGGATCGCGCGGTCGAGGAGTCGGGGATGGAGTACGGCGGCATCACGCCGATCGGGCTGCCGACGGACTGGCCGGTGCTCGTCGACTCGCGGGTGGCCGAGCGCCCGGTCGTCGTGGTGGGCAGCGGCGTCCGCCGGTCGAAGCTGCTCGTGCCCGGGAGCGTGCTCGCCGGGCTCCCTGCCGCCGAGGTGATCGAGGGGCTGGCGCGACCGATCGAGTCGTGA
- a CDS encoding DUF4190 domain-containing protein, protein MTDQPTPPPSQQPGYGAAPSYGSGPAAGGTPSAPVKAPPGTDFPGKTLGIVGLILAILIPLVGLILSIVARVQSKKAGYKNTLATAGIIVGAVLIALYIILWIVIAIAAASAIGGAVEMCQQLGPGTWEINGVTYTCS, encoded by the coding sequence ATGACCGATCAGCCCACGCCTCCGCCGTCGCAGCAGCCGGGCTACGGCGCTGCGCCCTCGTACGGCAGCGGCCCCGCCGCCGGCGGCACCCCCAGCGCCCCGGTGAAGGCGCCTCCTGGAACCGACTTCCCGGGCAAGACGCTCGGCATCGTCGGTCTCATCCTCGCGATCCTCATCCCGCTGGTGGGTCTCATCCTCAGCATCGTGGCCCGGGTCCAGTCGAAGAAGGCCGGGTACAAGAACACGCTCGCCACCGCCGGCATCATCGTCGGCGCCGTGCTGATCGCGCTCTACATCATCCTGTGGATCGTCATCGCGATCGCCGCAGCGTCGGCCATCGGCGGGGCCGTCGAGATGTGTCAGCAGCTCGGCCCCGGCACGTGGGAGATCAACGGGGTCACCTACACCTGCAGCTGA